The following are encoded together in the Juglans microcarpa x Juglans regia isolate MS1-56 chromosome 2D, Jm3101_v1.0, whole genome shotgun sequence genome:
- the LOC121248372 gene encoding embryo-specific protein ATS3B, whose amino-acid sequence MNKPLRFLLQFAFIFILSEAKSSWLQPQAAAESFNISYIQSAASCSYTAVITTSCSSTRHTRDQISISFGDAYGNQIYAPRLDDPSSRAFERCSSDTYQINGPCAYQICYVYLYRTGPDGWKPKSVKIYGYNSRAVTFYYDVFIPSDIWYGFNLCQSASSSGHHSGWKWFMFVVLGLTVGALM is encoded by the exons atgaaCAAGCCTCTACGTTTTCTGCTCCAGTTTGCCTTCATCTTTATCCTCTCAGAAGCCAAATCTTCCTGGCTACAGCCCCAAGCTGCGGCAGAATCCTTCAATATCAGCTATATCCAG AGTGCGGCGAGCTGTTCTTACACGGCTGTTATAACAACAAGCTGTTCCTCAACAAGGCACACCCGAGATCAGATCAGTATCTCTTTTGGCGACGCTTATGGCAATCAG ATTTATGCACCGAGGCTGGACGATCCATCGTCGAGGGCATTTGAACGGTGTTCATCGGATACATATCAGATAAACGGACCTTGTGCCTACCAGATCTGTTATGTGTATCTGTATCGTACAGGACCAGATGGTTGGAAACCTAAGAGTGTGAAAATCTATGGCTATAACAGCAGAGCTGTTACATTTTACTATGATGTCTTTATCCCAAGTGATATCTGGTATGGATTTAATCTGTGTCAGAGTGCTTCTTCCTCAGGTCACCATTCTGGTTGGAAATGGTTCATGTTTGTTGTACTAGGGCTTACTGTTGGTGCTCTGATGTGA